DNA from Coffea arabica cultivar ET-39 chromosome 10c, Coffea Arabica ET-39 HiFi, whole genome shotgun sequence:
TTGGATTAACAAccttttaagaaaaatgtaagataatttttatttttaagttaatTGTTAAGCATAAGTTTCTAGAAATAGTCCAGAAAGGCAGAAATAAATATTTCTTCTGCCCTGTTAAAAGTATCATACTTCTTATTTTAGAATGTTCCAAAATGTTTGTTAATTTATTAAagtcaaagttacttttgatcTCTTTTTCCAATATTATCTCCACTTTTATCTATATTTCatattaaattcaaatttaaaatttaatttttgagggtaattttgaaaacaaattCATTAGCATCACCTTCAATTCACTGTTTTTTTAAAATGTTGGAATTCAGAAATATGACAAAAACACAGGGAGTACTGTTCTTTTACTACTTTTAGCTTCTTCAATCCAAATGGTAAAGAAATTAATTGAAAACATTAAAAGCATATTGTTCCCAACGACCCCTATCACCCCTCCCCACCCCacgcaaacaaaagaaaaaggggaaacaaaGTAAGTATCTGGCAAGAGGTAGTTGGATGGTGCATGGTGGAAATGATTGTCGCCATTCCAACTGTGGTATAATTATTTACATTTTAGCTTTTGGTCACCTCCACATTACTCTATCTACCTCCTCCGTCTCAATCCTTATCTAACCGCCTTTCCTCTGCTTTAGTGTCCCAGGGAGCTCTTAGCTGTTAAACTGAAAGAAACTTAGCAGAGAGAAGAGGTAGAAACAGAGAAATATCCATACCTCCATAGCCAATGGCATTTGCAGGCACAACCCAGAAATGCATGGCTTGCGACAAGACTGTGTATTTGGTGGATAAGTTAACTGCAGACAATCGAATCTACCACAAGGCTTGTTTTAGATGCCACCATTGCAAGGGCACCCTTAAGGTTGTTGCTTGAAACACCACTTCTTTCATAGTTTTGTTCTTCGGTTCGCTTTTTTCTCCTCATGTTCCTAATTCAGTAGGCAGAGAGTTgaagttttcttgcattatttgttCATTTTCCTTGATCGTGGTTTCCTACACAGATCTTCACTGTCGGTCAAGATTCTTGTGTTTAGAATAAACTGATAATCAGGCAAATCTGATTTTACAATTCTTTGATTCAGATTCCAACTTTGGTCTCGCCGGTTCTTTAGATTGGCTAACAATAATGTGAAATTTTCCTGTTTAGTTTTTGTTTCCGAATCAGTGGCTGATTATGACTTGTAGTTTTCAAACTGCTTTCATTTTGTGTCCAGAAAGGTTTTCATTTTAGCAAATTCGGATATTCTCTACAATTAGTTTCAATTATTAAATCTATTCTGTTTCATTCAGAAATCTTTTTCCATCAACTATAGGATAACCTCATATGTAATTGTAGTTTTTCATGGCTCTCTTTTAATCAATGCATCAAAATTCCAGCTTGGCAACTACAATTCCTTCGAGGGAGTTCTGTATTGCAGGCCACATTTTGATCAGCTCTTCAAAAGAACTGGCAGCCTGGAGAAAAGCTTTGAAGGTAAACACGAACTAACCAAAGTAAAAACAAGAACGTTTGGAACGGCCAAAGGAACTAATTTCATTTAACAATTTCTCAGGGACACCAAAAATTGCAAAACCAGAGAAACCTGTTGATTTTGAGGTAAGTCTGGTCCAGGAATGATCAAAAGACTTGATAGTCTTTTATTCCACCACATGCAATCTTTTTTCCTCCTCTAAACTTATTTGTTGAAACAGAAACCACTGGCGAATAAAGTTTCAAGCATGTTTGTTGGAACAAGAGATAAATGTGTCGGCTGCAACAAGACTGTCTATCCAACTGAAAAGGTAAAAACTTGGAGTAATTATTTTACTGAACTAATTACATATTCATGTAGTATTATACTCTTTTCTATAGTTCTTATTTTCTACCTGTTCCTCTATGCTTAGCTAATAAACCCTCAAATAATatcacataattttttttttactcaacaTGAATTTCACTTTAAGGTCTCTGTAAATGGGACTGCATACCACAAGAGCTGCTTCAAATGTACTCATGGAGGATGTGTCATCAGCCCATCCAACTACATTGCCCACGAAGGGCGCCTATATTGTAAACACCATCACATTCAACTCATCAAGGAGAAAGGCAACCTGAGCCAGCTTGAGGGTGACCATGAGAAGAATTCAGCCAGAGGCACAGAAGTAGCTGCAGAATCATAATTTACCATCTGCAGACTTTGAATTTCAGTGCTTTACCTCTTGGTTTCCTTCTCTTCAACATCAATTTGGTTCTCTAGAGCCTGCATTTTCATCAAGTTAAGAATATTGATTACAGGCACAAGAAAGTCGGAGTTGTCAATGTCTTTTGTGGATGTTCGTGGGCCTTTGATGGCTAATCTTGGCTTTGTGTTGTGATCTTGTAAACCGTTGAAAACTGATATCTGAAGGCTTCAAATTTCAGTCCAGAGTGATTGCTCATGCATTAATACAGGAAATGATCTTGCAGCTGTCATAATGTGAACATAACCAACCGATACACCCTTCTAAAGCCTGGTTATCTATAACAAAACTTAATCAGGGAATTGGTTAGAGAAGGAGCTTCTTGTTCGGAATGATTAACACCAGCTCCAACTTGGAAGACACCACTTCAACAGGGAAAGATTCAAGAGAAAAATGACAAGCTTAATAATCCCAGTTAAATGacacaaagaaaaagagaaacagaGCTACAGCTTATATAATAAGCTTTTTTAGCAGCAACTTTACCTTTGTAGCAAGAGTCTTAACTGATCCAGGAGCAATTAGCTGCTACACATGATTCAAGGTTATTCAACTATTACAGCTTAACTCCTGAAAGCAGCTTCTTGTTTTACTATTTGGGAACAATACTGAGTACCAAGTTACATGATACTACTGCAGAGAACTGAACGAGACAAGAGTACCAAGTTACATCATACTGATGTAGAGACAATGTGAGAAGCATGGTAAAtaattcatgattcacagcaaTTTAGTAGCACATACTTTGCAACATACATTTGAGGGTGCGCAGTTGAGGACAGATCAACTAATACAAAGAGAAGTAGAAGAACATGCTTCAGATTAATGGGTTGTTATTTGAATAAAATGGGAAGAGAAAGGGGTtaggagggagggagggaaggGGAAGAATCAAATCGATGAATATAAAGAGAAATAAAAGGACATGTTTCAAAATAGTGGGGTGTTATACAGTGCAAAATAGCAAAAACTAGAAAAGTTTCAGAAGAGAGATTCTTCCAGTAAATAAGTCGTCACAAAGGCCCATTGGGCACCTAATAACAGCAAGAAAAATCTGTACAATGACAATTGAATGAAGCATAACATATCCCGTTTCATTGTCTGTAGTTGGGGTGATCCATGAAGGATCAATCATTAGAAAATTCCATTGTATCAAGAAGGTGCCCATCTTGAGCTATATGTTTGAGATCTATAACATAATTGTTGCGAAGAAATCCAAATCCATACGTCCCATTTCTATACTGCCAAATTCTTCCCTCAACCTGCCGAGGATTTATAGTGGTGCCTGGAATAACCAAATCATAACTTGAGGTCATGTGAAGCATGCGTGACACAGCACCATGATCTGAACGCTGCAGATGATCATGGCAGTCATCAACCTCCGCAGGTGGCCTCAGATGTACACGACTATGATACTCATATTCTTCTTCAGCAGAAAAGGGAGGCTCAATCAATGCCGTACTTGACGTCCAAAATACTGGGTTATAACCATTAAATGGTCTAGATGAGTCTTCAATCCTTCGGCATGCTATACCCCCAATGTCATCATAGCTTGTCAAATAAAATTCCAAACTCATATCATCACCAATGCCCTGCAGCAACAAATAGGAGAAAGCATTATACACTCTACCAAAGTAAGTTAGAAATATCCACTCAAAAAAGAAGAATCATAGGTAGTCCAGTTCAATCCTACATCTGCAATCATCTCTACTAACAGATGTCACTTAAAATTAAAATGGTGCACTAAATTCCAGCTGATGTACATAACAAGGCAACACAGATGATGACAAGGCTATAGACAAAGCAATTTGTATTTCCCACACTCATCTACCAAGCAACTTGTAGTACATACCAATTGGATCCTTTTCTTGAAGatgcaaatttttttatatGATACAGTACTAACCAAATCCAATAAAGTGAGGCATCGAGAACATGGATACAGAAAGCACTTAGTCATAGATCATTACTAGCTAATCCTTCACCTGAAAAAGTAAACCACTTCTAAAAACTAAGTCAAACGAGTTGCAGCATTAAGACAATGGaaggggccaaaaaaaaaaaaaaagagttaataCAAAGTTCAAGGCTTTGATTGAAAAGAAAAGTCCTACCTTAACAAGAAATAATTTACTACATTTCATGGAAATGCACCACTAAAACAGTGGACAGAGGAAACCAAAGTCATACATCATTACCAAGTTCAACTATCATGTCAGAAAAAAGAGAGTCTTTTGGGTGTGGCATGAGTGGGAATGCCAAATAACTACTACAATTGAGGTGGAAAAACAAACTTGATGAAAATCAGTAGTCACTCTAGAGTTCGAATCTTTTAGTTCTTTAATAGAAAACTGAAACTGCTTCTGATTAAACAATACTTGAAATGCTAAACGCACAATATAAAAAACACAACACATGTTAACTTCTAAAGAATGAATTATACAGAGGACAAAAGACCACCTTCCACAAACCCTGCAAAGGTCGGGCAGGTGTGGGCGAGCAATTAACGATCTTGACAAAATGCTCTGGCTCCAACTTTCTCCTtccctgtttttccttttccttcctcCTCTGCCTCCTTGACGAACCATTACCACCTGGACTCGTCCTATTTGCAAAATGCTGGTAAATTTCTGACATTAAACGATCTGGTAAGCTCCCAGGGGATCCACTAACATCCTCATACTCCTTCCCCCTCACATTCCCTGAACTATGCACCTTAATAAACCTCCCATTTGGACTCGAACTTGAATTCAAACTATTGCCAATAGAAATCACACTTTCCTCAAGCACAACATGACATTTCCCCATAAAACTCACATTCACAGGAATCAAATCATTATCTAAAACCGACAATTCGCCTGAATCAACTAAATTCTCAGATAATTCCAGCTTGCCCTCGGGATCAAGATAATTTATGGACTCACCTTTAGATGTTAAACTAATCCATAAGAAAGGCAACTTTATTACCTcataagtacgagttttcgaggGAGAAACCCTTGAACCCGTGATATAAAAGGGGCCCCACTCGAAGAAAACCAGCGGCGACGAGGGTTGAACGGCAGTGCCGGCCGAGGTGCCACACCGGCGCCAAAATCCAATTAGATTTTCGTATTCAAGAAGGGTTTTGTAGAGAAGTTTATAAGAGATTTTACCGTTGCCCCATTTATTGATGAGGGTTTTAGAGCGGCCCCACCTGCGGTCGCACATAGAGAACCAGAGCCGCTGGTCGTGGCGGCACAAAGAAAGGAAGCGTTTTGAGGTGGAAGCGAACGTGCCGAGCTCTGATTGGTCGAGGAATGATAAGATGCAGATCTGCACATCTTCTGGGAAATCTGAgaaagaaaatgatgattttATGTCCCCATCATTTCCATTTGATGCcatccgtttttttttttttgggctgggTATTTCACTTCCTTGCTTTTGCTTATATACGTTTTTTGCCTCCCCTTGGAGCTGGGAGATTAGGGAAGGCGGTTGGAAGGCAA
Protein-coding regions in this window:
- the LOC113714434 gene encoding LIM domain-containing protein WLIM1-like translates to MAFAGTTQKCMACDKTVYLVDKLTADNRIYHKACFRCHHCKGTLKLGNYNSFEGVLYCRPHFDQLFKRTGSLEKSFEGTPKIAKPEKPVDFEKPLANKVSSMFVGTRDKCVGCNKTVYPTEKVSVNGTAYHKSCFKCTHGGCVISPSNYIAHEGRLYCKHHHIQLIKEKGNLSQLEGDHEKNSARGTEVAAES
- the LOC113714433 gene encoding F-box protein At3g12350-like is translated as MASNGNDGDIKSSFSFSDFPEDVQICILSFLDQSELGTFASTSKRFLSLCRHDQRLWFSMCDRRWGRSKTLINKWGNGKISYKLLYKTLLEYENLIGFWRRCGTSAGTAVQPSSPLVFFEWGPFYITGSRVSPSKTRTYEVIKLPFLWISLTSKGESINYLDPEGKLELSENLVDSGELSVLDNDLIPVNVSFMGKCHVVLEESVISIGNSLNSSSSPNGRFIKVHSSGNVRGKEYEDVSGSPGSLPDRLMSEIYQHFANRTSPGGNGSSRRQRRKEKEKQGRRKLEPEHFVKIVNCSPTPARPLQGLWKGIGDDMSLEFYLTSYDDIGGIACRRIEDSSRPFNGYNPVFWTSSTALIEPPFSAEEEYEYHSRVHLRPPAEVDDCHDHLQRSDHGAVSRMLHMTSSYDLVIPGTTINPRQVEGRIWQYRNGTYGFGFLRNNYVIDLKHIAQDGHLLDTMEFSND